Proteins encoded together in one Thermomonospora curvata DSM 43183 window:
- a CDS encoding DUF3618 domain-containing protein produces the protein MADKAPDPEALEKEIERTREELARTIDEIVDRVNPRNVAQRGVTRLKEETGQVIAAVGALVAPPGETDGEAGPVDRRVIAVGVGAVVVVTAFMLWRRGRRRRR, from the coding sequence ATGGCTGACAAGGCTCCCGATCCGGAAGCGCTGGAGAAGGAGATCGAGCGCACCCGGGAAGAGCTGGCGCGCACCATCGACGAGATCGTCGACCGGGTCAATCCGCGCAACGTGGCGCAGCGCGGCGTGACCCGGCTGAAAGAGGAGACCGGGCAGGTCATCGCCGCGGTGGGCGCGCTGGTGGCGCCGCCCGGGGAGACCGACGGCGAGGCGGGGCCGGTCGACCGCAGGGTGATCGCGGTGGGCGTCGGCGCCGTGGTCGTCGTGACCGCGTTCATGCTGTGGCGGCGCGGCCGGCGGCGCCGGCGTTGA
- a CDS encoding carbohydrate kinase family protein — MAAPDGQAAAQPPLDDPCGERTQAGRPLRAGGARADDGLDVFLAGRVFMDMIFTGLPGLPPPGTELVTDGLGSAPGGIANIAVAMSRLGLRTGLATVIGDDMFGAYLWRTLSEQEGVDLTWSRRPAGWPTPVTVSLAYDSDRSMVTYARPLPLTADELVAVPPRAASCFVDIDRPLPSWALTMRRSGALVFADIGWDPTETWSTDVLDRLAEVDVFLPNAVEAMAYTRTRTPAEALEALAERVPVVVVKQGALGAIAIDSTTGERASAAALPVRALDTTGAGDVFAAGFVFGTLAGWPLMQRLRFANLCAGLSVRHHSGSLGAPCWGEIAAFGETSDLPPEVLADYEFVIPYIPAAELGNGPESVTRAQPTLR, encoded by the coding sequence ATGGCCGCACCGGATGGGCAAGCCGCGGCGCAGCCGCCCCTGGACGACCCCTGCGGCGAGCGGACGCAGGCCGGGCGGCCGCTGCGCGCCGGCGGCGCGCGGGCCGACGACGGCCTGGATGTGTTCCTGGCCGGGCGGGTGTTCATGGACATGATCTTCACCGGGCTGCCCGGGCTGCCGCCGCCCGGCACCGAACTGGTCACCGACGGGCTGGGCTCGGCGCCCGGCGGCATCGCCAACATCGCGGTGGCGATGAGCCGGCTGGGCCTGCGCACCGGGCTGGCCACCGTGATCGGCGACGACATGTTCGGCGCCTACCTGTGGCGGACGCTGTCGGAGCAGGAGGGGGTGGATCTGACCTGGTCGCGGCGGCCGGCCGGGTGGCCCACCCCGGTCACCGTCTCGCTGGCCTACGACTCCGACCGCAGCATGGTCACCTACGCCCGGCCGCTGCCGCTGACCGCCGACGAGCTGGTCGCCGTCCCGCCCCGGGCCGCCAGCTGCTTCGTCGACATCGACCGCCCGCTGCCGTCGTGGGCGCTGACCATGCGGCGCAGCGGGGCGCTGGTGTTCGCCGACATCGGCTGGGACCCCACCGAGACCTGGTCCACCGACGTGCTGGACCGGCTCGCCGAGGTCGATGTGTTCCTGCCCAACGCCGTGGAGGCCATGGCCTACACCCGCACCCGCACCCCCGCCGAGGCGCTGGAGGCGCTGGCCGAGCGGGTGCCGGTGGTGGTGGTCAAACAGGGGGCGCTGGGCGCCATCGCCATCGACTCCACCACCGGCGAGCGCGCCTCGGCCGCCGCCCTGCCGGTCCGGGCGCTGGACACCACCGGAGCCGGCGATGTGTTCGCCGCCGGGTTCGTGTTCGGCACGCTCGCCGGATGGCCGCTGATGCAGCGGCTGCGCTTTGCCAACCTGTGCGCCGGGCTGTCGGTGCGCCACCACAGCGGCTCGCTGGGCGCGCCCTGCTGGGGCGAGATCGCCGCCTTCGGGGAGACCTCCGACCTGCCCCCGGAGGTGCTGGCCGACTACGAGTTCGTGATCCCCTACATCCCCGCCGCCGAGCTCGGCAACGGCCCGGAGTCGGTCACCCGCGCCCAGCCCACGCTCCGCTGA
- a CDS encoding glycoside hydrolase family 4 — translation MSIKIAIVGAGSGYMPGVIRGLLHRAADLAGAELAFHDVHREHLALMARLATAMFAARGADFTVTSHTELKPALDGASYVFTTFRPGGMAARHLDESIPLKYGVVGQETAGPGGFLMACRSVPVLLRIAELADPDAWIVNYTNPTNIVTDAVLRYRPGTRIIGLCDQHVGDTEMWAELLGLPAARLEADWIGLNHATWAERVRLHGEPLDLPALLADLEIPGGGATPWRDPSRMAELARALGLLPNSYAKYYFFHDEVVRELRAKGTTRAQDISAMLPGYYASLAAEAAKPDPDPSRERGGGEHGEFAVDVICALHRDEDRRMIVNIRNDGAISSLDDDAVVEVPARIGRKGPLRSAMGPLPLPVRGLTQAIWTYERLAADAAATGDRRTALQALMAHPFVRDKHTAERILHEGLAAHRDHLPQFAR, via the coding sequence ATGAGCATCAAGATCGCCATCGTCGGGGCGGGCAGCGGCTACATGCCGGGAGTGATCCGCGGACTGCTGCACCGGGCCGCCGACCTGGCCGGCGCCGAACTGGCCTTCCACGACGTCCACCGCGAGCACCTGGCGCTGATGGCCCGGCTGGCCACCGCCATGTTCGCCGCCCGCGGCGCCGACTTCACCGTCACCTCCCACACCGAGCTCAAGCCCGCCCTGGACGGCGCCTCCTACGTGTTCACCACCTTCCGGCCCGGCGGGATGGCCGCCCGTCACCTGGATGAGTCGATCCCCCTCAAATACGGCGTGGTCGGGCAGGAGACCGCCGGTCCCGGCGGGTTCCTCATGGCCTGCCGGTCGGTGCCGGTGCTGCTGCGGATCGCCGAACTCGCCGACCCGGACGCCTGGATCGTCAACTACACCAACCCCACCAACATCGTCACCGACGCGGTGCTGCGGTACCGGCCCGGCACCCGCATCATCGGATTGTGCGACCAGCACGTCGGCGACACCGAGATGTGGGCCGAGCTGCTGGGCCTGCCCGCCGCCAGGCTGGAGGCCGACTGGATCGGCCTCAACCACGCCACCTGGGCCGAGCGGGTCCGCCTGCACGGCGAGCCGCTCGACCTGCCGGCCCTGCTGGCCGACCTGGAGATCCCCGGCGGGGGCGCCACCCCGTGGCGCGACCCGTCCCGGATGGCCGAGCTGGCCCGCGCCCTGGGCCTGCTGCCCAACTCTTACGCCAAGTACTACTTCTTCCACGACGAGGTGGTGCGAGAGCTGCGCGCCAAGGGCACCACCCGGGCTCAGGACATCTCGGCCATGCTCCCCGGCTACTACGCCTCCCTGGCCGCCGAGGCCGCCAAGCCCGACCCCGACCCCAGCCGGGAGCGGGGCGGCGGCGAGCACGGCGAGTTCGCCGTGGACGTCATCTGCGCCCTGCACCGCGACGAGGACCGCCGCATGATCGTCAACATCCGCAACGACGGCGCGATCTCCTCGCTGGACGACGACGCCGTCGTGGAGGTGCCCGCCCGCATCGGCCGCAAAGGTCCTCTCCGGTCGGCCATGGGCCCGCTCCCCCTGCCGGTGCGCGGCCTCACCCAGGCCATCTGGACCTATGAGCGGCTCGCCGCCGACGCCGCGGCGACCGGCGACCGGCGCACCGCCCTGCAGGCGCTGATGGCCCACCCGTTCGTGCGCGACAAGCACACCGCCGAACGCATCCTCCACGAGGGCCTGGCCGCCCACCGCGACCACCTCCCCCAGTTCGCCCGCTGA
- a CDS encoding SIMPL domain-containing protein — protein sequence MSDAPVISVRGEAVLEADPEIAHLSVYVQAEDDDRRATLERLTERNRRCLELVRSYGEAVERLETGALTITPVLRRRRREGEIRRYQGTVWIKITIGDLSVLGELVTRLGDLERTRVDGPEWALRPDSPVRAEAARQAVRQAVQRAHDYAEALGCRLTGMVELSDEGLGHGRPEPFEPVPVAYAAAVESADAEPEAISLEPAVQIVRAAVEARFTATQPQLITRGERAARTPSDS from the coding sequence ATGAGCGACGCTCCCGTCATCAGCGTGCGCGGCGAGGCCGTGCTGGAGGCCGACCCCGAGATCGCCCACCTGTCGGTGTACGTCCAGGCCGAAGACGACGACCGCCGTGCGACGCTGGAGCGGCTCACCGAGCGCAACCGGCGCTGCCTGGAGCTGGTGCGCTCCTACGGCGAGGCCGTCGAGCGCCTGGAGACCGGCGCGCTCACCATCACCCCGGTGCTGCGGCGCCGGCGCCGCGAGGGCGAGATCCGCCGCTACCAGGGCACCGTCTGGATCAAGATCACCATCGGTGACCTGAGCGTGCTCGGGGAGCTGGTGACCCGGCTCGGCGACCTGGAACGCACCCGGGTGGACGGGCCCGAGTGGGCGCTGCGCCCCGACAGCCCCGTCCGCGCCGAGGCCGCCCGGCAGGCCGTCCGGCAGGCGGTGCAGCGCGCCCACGACTACGCCGAGGCGCTCGGTTGCCGCCTGACCGGAATGGTGGAGCTGTCCGACGAAGGGCTCGGTCACGGACGTCCGGAACCCTTCGAGCCGGTGCCGGTGGCCTACGCCGCCGCGGTGGAGAGCGCCGACGCCGAACCGGAGGCCATCTCCCTGGAACCGGCCGTGCAGATCGTGCGGGCCGCGGTGGAGGCCCGCTTCACCGCCACGCAACCCCAGCTCATCACCCGTGGGGAACGAGCCGCCCGCACCCCCTCCGACAGTTAG
- the rdgB gene encoding RdgB/HAM1 family non-canonical purine NTP pyrophosphatase — translation MTKIVLATRNFGKVAELRRILGGIEVVGLEEFPDAPDVQETEPTFAGNALLKARAIAAHTGLPAIADDSGLCVDALNGMPGVLSARWSGRFGQAAGDKDRANLELVLDQLADVPPERRGAHFACAVALVTPGGIERIVEGRMTGRIIDRPRGEGGFGYDPIFVPDGGTRTSAELSPQEKDAVSHRGKALRALAEILPEVLGVRPA, via the coding sequence ATGACCAAGATCGTGCTCGCCACCCGCAACTTTGGCAAGGTCGCCGAGCTGCGCCGCATCCTGGGCGGCATCGAGGTGGTGGGGCTGGAGGAGTTCCCCGACGCCCCCGACGTCCAGGAGACCGAGCCCACCTTCGCCGGCAACGCGCTGCTGAAGGCCCGCGCCATCGCCGCCCACACCGGGCTGCCGGCCATCGCCGACGACTCCGGACTGTGCGTGGACGCCCTGAACGGCATGCCCGGCGTGCTGTCGGCGCGCTGGTCGGGACGGTTCGGCCAGGCCGCCGGCGACAAGGACCGCGCCAACCTGGAGCTGGTGCTCGACCAGCTCGCTGACGTGCCGCCCGAGCGGCGCGGCGCCCACTTCGCCTGCGCGGTGGCGCTGGTGACCCCCGGCGGGATCGAGCGGATCGTCGAGGGCCGCATGACCGGACGCATAATCGACCGGCCCCGGGGCGAGGGCGGCTTCGGCTATGACCCGATCTTCGTCCCGGACGGGGGCACCCGCACCTCGGCGGAGCTGTCGCCGCAGGAAAAGGACGCCGTCAGCCACCGCGGCAAGGCGCTGCGCGCGCTCGCCGAGATCCTCCCGGAGGTCCTGGGCGTCCGGCCCGCCTGA
- a CDS encoding STAS domain-containing protein gives MAFAGEDERNLVVGSFIDTALAGEDKVVVLAGREEITLPTGDRVTVVPLSEHPSQALDPRRPAQVLRTEIDRAQRAGYRGVRIVADLTWTLRTPGGAGLVLDCERHIEEVVGPSTSAIAICQVDRRACRPRELAALKDAHPVTVTADPDFADSVLRIDRTFHPLGLALSGELDAARHAVFGEALSQALARANGSPVHVDMAELKFIDVGALAMLARAADARPRGGPLVLDRMPAPVRSMVEMIGLDRLPGLRLGIPHPDVHGPDP, from the coding sequence TTGGCCTTCGCCGGTGAGGACGAGCGGAACCTGGTGGTGGGCTCGTTCATCGACACCGCCCTGGCCGGTGAGGACAAGGTGGTCGTGCTGGCCGGCCGGGAGGAGATCACCCTGCCCACCGGGGACCGGGTGACCGTGGTGCCGCTGAGCGAGCACCCCTCTCAGGCCCTGGATCCGCGCCGGCCGGCGCAGGTGCTGCGGACGGAGATCGACCGGGCGCAGCGGGCGGGCTACCGCGGGGTGCGGATCGTGGCCGATCTGACCTGGACGCTGCGCACTCCCGGCGGGGCCGGGCTGGTGCTGGACTGCGAGCGGCACATCGAGGAGGTGGTGGGCCCGAGCACGTCGGCCATCGCGATCTGCCAGGTGGACCGGCGGGCCTGCCGGCCCCGCGAGCTGGCCGCGCTGAAGGACGCGCACCCGGTCACGGTCACCGCCGACCCCGACTTCGCCGACTCGGTGCTGCGCATCGACCGCACCTTCCACCCGCTGGGGCTGGCGCTGAGCGGGGAGCTGGACGCCGCCCGGCACGCGGTGTTCGGGGAGGCGCTCTCACAGGCGCTGGCCCGCGCCAACGGCTCCCCGGTGCACGTGGACATGGCGGAGCTGAAGTTCATCGACGTGGGGGCGCTGGCCATGCTGGCCAGGGCGGCCGACGCCCGTCCCCGAGGCGGCCCGCTGGTGCTGGACCGGATGCCCGCCCCGGTGCGGTCGATGGTGGAGATGATCGGGCTGGACCGGCTGCCCGGCCTGCGGCTCGGCATCCCGCATCCGGACGTCCACGGCCCCGACCCTTAA
- a CDS encoding MBL fold metallo-hydrolase, translating into MRVTVIGCSGSFPGPKSPASSYLVEADGFSMLLDLGNGALGSLQRFHDVLDIDAICFTHLHPDHCLDLTVYWIARVYCPFGKAPVIPVYGPAGTAEHMAKAYELEPNPDMGEAFTFHEFPAEPFELGPFRVTAARVNHPVEAYGLRVEHEGKVLAYSGDTGGCQALIDIARGADLFLCEAAFVESRPNPPDMHLTGREAAEHAARAGVGRLVLTHLLPWNDPAVTLAEAKMADYSGPIELAQVGTVYEL; encoded by the coding sequence GTGCGGGTCACAGTGATCGGCTGCTCCGGCAGCTTTCCCGGGCCGAAGAGTCCTGCGTCCAGCTATCTGGTCGAAGCGGACGGCTTTTCGATGCTGCTCGACCTGGGCAATGGCGCGCTCGGCTCCCTGCAGCGCTTTCACGATGTGCTCGACATCGACGCCATCTGCTTCACCCACCTGCACCCCGACCATTGCCTGGACCTGACGGTGTACTGGATCGCCCGCGTCTACTGCCCGTTCGGCAAGGCGCCGGTGATCCCGGTCTACGGCCCCGCGGGCACCGCCGAGCACATGGCCAAGGCCTATGAGCTGGAGCCCAACCCCGACATGGGGGAGGCGTTCACCTTCCACGAATTCCCCGCCGAGCCGTTCGAACTGGGCCCCTTCCGGGTGACCGCCGCGCGGGTCAACCACCCCGTCGAGGCCTACGGGCTGCGCGTCGAGCACGAGGGGAAGGTGCTGGCCTACTCCGGCGACACCGGAGGCTGTCAGGCCCTCATCGACATCGCCCGCGGCGCCGACCTGTTCCTGTGCGAGGCGGCCTTCGTGGAGAGCCGTCCCAACCCTCCCGACATGCACCTGACCGGCCGGGAGGCCGCCGAGCACGCCGCCCGCGCCGGTGTCGGCCGCCTGGTGCTGACCCACCTGCTGCCCTGGAACGACCCGGCGGTCACCTTGGCCGAGGCCAAGATGGCCGACTATTCGGGACCGATCGAGCTCGCCCAGGTCGGCACCGTCTACGAGCTTTGA
- a CDS encoding amino acid deaminase/aldolase, translating to MNLRKRYDTATAALEAPLAIVDLDAFRANAADLVRRAGGKPIRVASKSVRCRELLTQVLAMDGFRGVMAFTLPEALWLAAHRVSDDILVAYPTVDRTALAELAADEHALSVITVMVDCAEHLELIGQAAARAKAPLRVCIDIDAGYRLLGGRVRIGALRSPIHDPAQAAELARRIERNPALHLAGLMAYESQIAGVGDAPPGSPLRAGVIRAMQSRSRIELARRRAAIVRAVRQVRPDLEFVNGGGTGSVEKTAAERAVTEVAAGSGLYQPHLFDYYTNFRGRPAALFALPVVRRPRPGVVTCLGGGYLASGPADRLRLPQPYLPEGLSYDPNEGAGEVQTPLRGEAADRLAIGDRVWFRHTKAGELCERFDVLHLVEGETVTATVPTYRGEGRTFL from the coding sequence ATGAACCTCCGCAAGCGGTACGACACCGCTACGGCCGCGCTCGAAGCCCCCCTGGCGATCGTCGACCTGGACGCCTTCCGCGCCAACGCCGCCGACCTGGTGCGCCGGGCCGGCGGCAAGCCGATCCGGGTGGCCAGCAAGTCGGTGCGCTGCCGGGAACTGCTCACCCAGGTGCTGGCCATGGACGGCTTCCGCGGGGTCATGGCCTTCACGCTGCCGGAGGCCCTCTGGCTCGCCGCGCACCGGGTCAGCGACGACATCCTGGTCGCCTACCCCACCGTCGACCGCACCGCCCTGGCCGAGCTGGCCGCCGACGAGCACGCCCTGTCGGTGATCACCGTGATGGTCGACTGCGCCGAGCACCTGGAGCTCATCGGCCAGGCCGCCGCGCGGGCCAAGGCCCCGCTGCGGGTGTGCATCGACATCGACGCCGGCTACCGCCTGCTGGGCGGCCGGGTGCGCATCGGCGCGCTGCGCTCTCCGATCCACGACCCCGCCCAGGCCGCCGAACTGGCCCGGCGGATCGAACGCAACCCCGCGCTGCACCTGGCCGGGCTGATGGCGTACGAGTCCCAGATCGCCGGGGTCGGGGACGCCCCGCCCGGCAGCCCGCTGCGGGCCGGGGTGATCCGGGCCATGCAGTCGCGCTCCCGCATCGAGCTGGCCCGCCGCCGCGCCGCCATCGTCCGGGCCGTCCGGCAGGTGCGGCCGGACCTGGAGTTCGTCAACGGCGGCGGCACCGGCAGCGTGGAGAAGACCGCCGCCGAACGAGCGGTCACCGAGGTCGCCGCCGGGTCCGGGCTCTACCAGCCGCACCTGTTCGACTACTACACCAACTTCCGCGGCCGGCCGGCCGCACTGTTCGCCCTGCCGGTGGTGCGCCGGCCCAGGCCGGGCGTGGTGACCTGCCTGGGCGGCGGCTACCTGGCCTCCGGCCCGGCCGACCGGCTCCGCCTGCCCCAGCCCTACCTGCCCGAAGGGCTGTCCTATGACCCCAACGAGGGCGCCGGGGAGGTGCAGACCCCGCTGCGGGGCGAGGCCGCCGACCGGCTGGCCATCGGGGACCGGGTGTGGTTCCGGCACACCAAGGCCGGCGAGCTGTGCGAGCGGTTCGACGTGCTGCACCTGGTGGAGGGCGAGACGGTGACGGCCACCGTGCCGACCTACCGGGGCGAGGGCCGCACCTTCCTGTGA
- the rph gene encoding ribonuclease PH yields MARPDDRAPDQLRPVRIQRNWLDHAEGSVLIEFGATRVLCAASVQDSVPRWRRDSGLGWVTAEYAMLPRATHTRGERESVKGRLGGRTQEISRLIGRSLRACVDFKELGENTVVLDCDVLQADGGTRTAAITGAYVALADAVAWMRERELIKGDPLICSVAAVSVGVVDGEPRLDLCYAEDVEAGTDMNVVCTGDGKFVEVQGTAEGQPFDRAELDALLDLAAGGCAELTRLQQEALNR; encoded by the coding sequence ATGGCCCGTCCTGACGACCGCGCACCCGACCAGCTTCGGCCCGTCCGCATCCAGCGCAACTGGCTCGACCACGCCGAGGGATCCGTGCTCATCGAGTTCGGCGCCACCCGCGTCCTGTGCGCGGCCTCGGTGCAGGACTCGGTGCCCCGCTGGCGCCGCGACAGCGGCCTGGGCTGGGTGACCGCCGAGTACGCGATGCTGCCCCGGGCCACCCACACCCGCGGCGAGCGCGAGTCGGTCAAGGGCCGCCTCGGCGGGCGCACCCAGGAGATCTCCCGGCTGATCGGCCGTTCCCTGCGGGCGTGCGTGGACTTCAAGGAACTGGGCGAGAACACCGTGGTGCTGGACTGCGACGTGCTGCAGGCCGACGGCGGCACCCGCACCGCCGCCATCACCGGCGCCTATGTGGCGCTGGCCGACGCGGTGGCCTGGATGCGCGAACGTGAGCTGATCAAGGGCGACCCGCTGATCTGCTCGGTGGCCGCGGTCAGCGTCGGCGTGGTCGACGGCGAGCCCCGCCTGGATCTGTGCTACGCCGAGGACGTCGAGGCCGGCACCGACATGAACGTGGTCTGCACCGGGGACGGCAAATTCGTCGAAGTCCAGGGCACCGCCGAGGGGCAGCCCTTCGACCGCGCGGAACTGGACGCGTTGCTGGATCTGGCGGCCGGCGGCTGCGCCGAGCTGACCCGGCTGCAGCAGGAGGCGCTGAACCGATGA
- a CDS encoding sensor histidine kinase has protein sequence MRSPSPRPADRLEHDVLVYGGLEEYLAATVPHLREGVEAGEVPLVVVPEPRLSALRDALGADGREATFVDADEFYAHPVRALRDYDRILRLHAPRRLRVVGERNWSDDPLETVEWARYESLVNTLFAASGARVICAYDRDAVRPQVLEHALRTHRRLIDGRSERHNDAYPESDYLEPAGFGADGAWSPPPPDAAHLPFGAMEDLQRVRRFVAARASGHGLDEKRIAALETAVTEAATNALKHGAAPRWVRVWRRPGEFVCEVSDHGRWRPGALAGFTPPVSALERGFGLWTVRLLVDVVRLHAGEDGTSVRLLMRR, from the coding sequence GTGAGGTCGCCGTCCCCCCGTCCCGCAGACCGCCTGGAGCACGACGTGCTGGTGTACGGCGGCCTGGAGGAGTATCTGGCGGCGACGGTGCCCCATCTGCGGGAAGGGGTGGAGGCCGGGGAGGTGCCGCTGGTGGTGGTCCCCGAGCCGAGGCTGAGCGCGCTGCGGGACGCGCTGGGGGCCGACGGACGGGAGGCGACGTTCGTCGACGCCGACGAGTTCTATGCGCACCCGGTGCGGGCACTGCGCGACTATGACCGGATCCTGCGCCTGCACGCACCGCGCCGGCTGCGGGTGGTGGGCGAGCGGAACTGGTCCGACGATCCGCTGGAGACGGTGGAATGGGCCCGCTACGAGTCGCTGGTGAACACGCTGTTCGCCGCCTCGGGCGCCCGGGTGATCTGCGCCTATGACCGGGACGCGGTGCGGCCGCAGGTGCTGGAGCACGCCCTGCGCACCCACCGGCGGCTGATCGACGGCCGGAGCGAACGGCACAACGACGCCTACCCCGAAAGCGACTACCTGGAGCCGGCCGGGTTCGGCGCGGACGGCGCCTGGAGCCCTCCGCCCCCGGACGCCGCGCACCTGCCGTTCGGCGCGATGGAGGATCTGCAGCGGGTGCGCAGGTTCGTGGCGGCGCGGGCGAGCGGGCACGGGCTGGACGAGAAGCGGATCGCGGCCCTGGAGACGGCCGTCACCGAGGCGGCGACCAACGCGCTCAAACACGGCGCCGCGCCCAGATGGGTGCGGGTGTGGCGGCGGCCGGGCGAGTTCGTCTGCGAGGTGAGCGACCACGGCCGCTGGCGCCCGGGGGCGCTGGCCGGTTTCACGCCGCCGGTCTCGGCGCTGGAGCGCGGGTTCGGGCTGTGGACGGTACGGCTGCTGGTGGACGTGGTGCGGCTGCACGCCGGGGAGGACGGCACGTCCGTCCGTCTGCTGATGCGCAGGTGA
- the bcp gene encoding thioredoxin-dependent thiol peroxidase produces the protein MSERLQPGDVAPDFELPDADGTTVSLSSLRGKRVIVYFYPAAMTPGCTKESVDFRDSLPELEAAGVAVVGISPDPPAKLAKFRERDGLTFPLLSDPDAKVLRAYGAYGEKKLYGRVVVGVIRSTFVIDPEGKVEKAYYNVKATGHVARLRKDLGL, from the coding sequence ATGTCCGAACGGCTGCAGCCCGGCGACGTCGCCCCCGACTTCGAGCTCCCCGACGCCGACGGCACCACGGTCTCGCTGTCCTCGCTGCGCGGGAAGCGGGTGATCGTCTACTTCTACCCGGCGGCCATGACCCCCGGCTGCACCAAGGAGTCGGTGGACTTCCGCGACAGCCTGCCCGAACTGGAGGCGGCGGGCGTCGCGGTGGTCGGCATCTCCCCCGACCCGCCGGCCAAGCTCGCCAAGTTCCGTGAGCGCGACGGCCTGACCTTCCCGCTGCTGTCCGACCCCGACGCCAAGGTCCTGCGGGCCTATGGCGCCTATGGAGAAAAGAAGCTGTACGGCAGGGTCGTGGTGGGGGTCATCCGCTCCACCTTCGTCATCGACCCCGAAGGAAAGGTCGAAAAGGCCTACTACAACGTGAAGGCCACGGGACATGTGGCCCGTCTCCGCAAGGACCTCGGCTTGTAG
- a CDS encoding thioesterase family protein — protein MSRFGNATAVERVAEGRYEAELDAGFRIGEALNGGYLMAVLLRAAMDAAPHAHPISTSAAFLRVGRPGPAEITVEPRKSGRTAATVRATLSQDGQPVIDAQVVTGTLDPAAEPHWADQAPPALPPIDECVGRMPSPAKDRGFADRVDMRFDPATMGWLDGRPHGRLEMRGYFRLRDDDYAPDPFLLALAVDALPPVVLNTGFSGWAPTVELTWHMRALPAPGTLTLYGTGRLVRDGWFDEDVEVWDSAGRLVAQSRQIARVGRGSS, from the coding sequence ATGAGCCGGTTCGGGAACGCCACGGCGGTCGAGCGCGTCGCCGAGGGACGCTATGAGGCCGAACTCGACGCGGGCTTCCGCATCGGTGAGGCGCTCAACGGCGGCTACCTGATGGCCGTCCTGCTGCGGGCGGCGATGGACGCCGCCCCGCACGCCCACCCGATCTCCACCAGCGCCGCCTTCCTGCGGGTGGGCAGGCCCGGCCCGGCCGAGATCACCGTGGAGCCCCGCAAGAGCGGCCGCACCGCCGCCACCGTCCGGGCCACCCTCTCCCAGGACGGGCAGCCGGTCATCGACGCCCAGGTCGTCACCGGCACCCTGGACCCGGCCGCCGAACCGCACTGGGCCGACCAGGCGCCCCCCGCGCTGCCGCCGATCGACGAGTGCGTCGGCCGCATGCCCTCGCCCGCCAAGGACCGGGGCTTCGCCGACCGGGTGGACATGCGCTTCGACCCGGCCACCATGGGATGGCTCGACGGACGGCCCCACGGCCGCCTGGAGATGCGCGGCTACTTCCGGCTGCGCGACGACGACTACGCCCCCGACCCCTTCCTGCTGGCGCTGGCGGTGGACGCGCTGCCGCCGGTGGTGCTCAACACCGGTTTCTCCGGCTGGGCCCCCACCGTCGAGCTGACCTGGCACATGCGCGCCCTGCCCGCCCCCGGCACGCTGACCCTGTACGGCACCGGACGGCTGGTGCGAGACGGCTGGTTCGACGAGGACGTGGAGGTGTGGGACTCCGCCGGCCGGCTGGTCGCCCAAAGCCGCCAGATCGCCCGCGTCGGCCGCGGCTCGTCTTGA
- the murI gene encoding glutamate racemase → MSDAPIGIFDSGYGGLTVARAILDQLPDEPILYLGDSARQPYGPRPIAEVRAFALQMLDQLVAEGVKMLVIACNSASAAMLRDARERYDVPIVEVIKPATRRAARATTNGRVGLIATHATVTSRAYEDAFAAAPHIELTSVACPRFVEFVEAGITKGPELLSVARSYLQPIVDAGCDTLILGCTHYPLLIGAISYVVGDGVTLVSSAEETAKDVYRVLQDQGLARAETASPPVHRFLVTGDPAEFARLGRRFLGPEIGLVEAVAGAALTP, encoded by the coding sequence ATGTCTGACGCGCCGATCGGGATCTTCGACAGCGGCTACGGAGGGCTCACCGTCGCCCGTGCGATTCTCGATCAGCTGCCGGACGAGCCGATCCTCTATCTCGGCGACTCGGCGCGTCAGCCCTACGGCCCCCGGCCGATCGCCGAGGTCCGCGCCTTCGCCCTCCAGATGCTCGACCAGCTGGTCGCCGAGGGCGTCAAGATGCTGGTGATCGCCTGCAACAGCGCCAGCGCGGCGATGCTGCGGGACGCGCGCGAACGCTACGACGTGCCGATCGTGGAGGTCATCAAGCCCGCCACCCGGCGGGCCGCACGGGCCACCACCAACGGGCGGGTGGGACTGATCGCCACCCACGCCACCGTCACCAGCCGGGCCTATGAGGACGCGTTCGCCGCCGCCCCGCACATCGAGCTCACCAGCGTCGCCTGCCCCCGTTTCGTGGAGTTCGTCGAAGCCGGCATCACCAAGGGGCCGGAGCTGCTGTCGGTGGCGCGCTCCTACCTTCAGCCGATCGTGGATGCGGGCTGCGACACCCTCATCCTCGGCTGCACCCACTACCCCTTGCTCATCGGCGCCATTTCCTACGTGGTAGGGGACGGGGTCACACTGGTCTCAAGTGCCGAGGAGACCGCTAAGGACGTATACCGAGTGCTTCAAGACCAGGGTCTGGCCCGCGCCGAGACCGCGTCCCCACCCGTGCACCGGTTCCTTGTCACCGGGGATCCGGCGGAGTTCGCGAGGCTGGGACGCAGGTTCCTGGGGCCCGAGATAGGCCTGGTGGAGGCCGTCGCGGGCGCCGCCCTGACCCCTTGA